One region of Coraliomargarita parva genomic DNA includes:
- a CDS encoding SUMF1/EgtB/PvdO family nonheme iron enzyme has protein sequence MENEDSQSGNAPNSAHKDRLNHRVLKSGESFGNYRVVRCLCAGLIANYYHMQHVRDLHDVTVGVFHPRSLNDERFPKRLEVLRKSLQGCKHEGIPRILEIARINDRDCIFLEAVKGRSLSQYFAKHGDPGKSGLGTEASSHILAQLLGILGYAHSMKLDHRDLDSDLIFIQEDETLTVLGVGIKATVDVELFESIVSASVSPLVSSKTPGRLSSFDVMSPEYRSGVAEDRRVDIYGAAVVGYWLLTGQKAQPGHFTPPGRLIEGLAGSWNNYFERSLVLNREDRYPSCKLALLGLKKTEHEPESERAGLIQRQIDRIPVPKSILARGNVASRVYRLSVIGVVGLTLAALMASFLQVTYTNDVEYVRHVAVMAEAGRPANLRVLVRPSVAKIEFLRFGDSFIANNGQLDLRVQTGHYTVRVSAPHHLDSTVELTIANHELTEVEVDLKPAWTDFQIISEPGASISVVDERGLEIELGVANQDGVFFLKKGIFAGTYQIIVRKKGFQEKVLDNQQVSFGEVTELQIPLVALPASLTVQTNPSGARVLINEKDLGLSPLTIEEVDPSEHYLVAVYLDGYRPLAKRIEVAAGQDMLVSFESLVPLSGELELSYSFSGVLDDEIKSLSQDVRVELDGFQYRPDSDALRQVPQGKHKIRLQHPLYASDLLEFSIKDRERKAIALSLTPKPAYIALDIPGDLNAGVRLNGTEVEIVNGQVSVPANQPVEFELQIPNHLTMVRRFEMEPTEQIDWKVEPVPIPGPTAGQSWTMPYFGLKFSWVTAGTFLMGSPMREPGRLPNEGPQGSVTFTRGFWMGTYEVTQSQYRGLMEQNPSEFGTGQHPVDSVSWKDAQYFCSLLTKFEADANRLPEGYVYRLPTEAEWEYAARAGTTGAFSFGDEADSSMGAFRGVYPPDSVRTSGADGYGTHKVGSFAPNNWGLYDVHGNVKEWTLDVYNGRLEGRDQVDPRPREEDGGRITVRGGSWEDFAVRVRSAARDSVREDLNSNSIGFRVVLAPDITE, from the coding sequence ATGGAGAACGAGGATTCGCAGTCAGGGAACGCCCCCAATTCCGCCCATAAGGACCGCCTCAATCATCGTGTGTTGAAGTCCGGGGAAAGCTTCGGGAACTATCGTGTGGTGCGCTGTCTCTGCGCGGGGCTGATTGCGAATTACTATCACATGCAGCATGTGCGGGACCTGCATGATGTCACGGTCGGTGTGTTTCATCCCAGAAGTCTGAATGACGAGCGCTTTCCAAAACGTCTGGAAGTACTGCGGAAGTCGCTTCAGGGGTGCAAACACGAGGGGATTCCGCGGATCCTCGAAATTGCCCGTATCAACGACCGCGATTGTATCTTTCTTGAAGCGGTCAAAGGCAGGTCTCTGAGCCAGTATTTCGCTAAGCATGGAGATCCGGGGAAGTCGGGGCTCGGGACTGAAGCCAGCAGCCATATACTTGCGCAGCTGCTCGGTATTCTCGGATACGCCCACAGCATGAAGTTGGATCATCGCGATCTCGATTCCGACCTGATCTTTATCCAGGAAGATGAGACGCTGACCGTGCTTGGAGTGGGGATCAAAGCCACGGTCGATGTCGAGCTTTTCGAGTCGATTGTTTCGGCTTCAGTTTCACCGCTTGTTTCAAGTAAAACCCCCGGCCGCCTGAGTTCCTTCGATGTCATGAGCCCGGAATACCGTTCCGGCGTGGCGGAGGACCGGCGGGTCGATATCTATGGTGCGGCGGTTGTGGGCTATTGGCTACTGACGGGACAGAAGGCGCAGCCGGGGCATTTTACGCCGCCCGGTCGTTTGATCGAGGGCTTGGCCGGCAGCTGGAATAATTATTTTGAAAGGTCCTTGGTCTTAAACCGGGAGGATCGCTACCCCTCCTGCAAGCTCGCACTGCTCGGCCTCAAAAAAACGGAGCATGAGCCTGAATCCGAGCGGGCCGGCTTGATTCAGCGTCAAATTGACCGGATACCTGTGCCCAAAAGCATCTTGGCGCGTGGAAATGTCGCCTCCCGCGTCTACCGGCTTTCCGTTATTGGCGTGGTTGGACTCACGCTGGCCGCGCTCATGGCCTCTTTCCTTCAGGTGACCTATACGAATGATGTCGAGTATGTGCGACATGTTGCAGTCATGGCCGAGGCTGGGCGTCCAGCCAACCTCAGGGTCTTGGTCCGCCCTTCAGTTGCCAAAATTGAGTTCTTGCGTTTTGGAGACAGCTTTATCGCGAATAACGGTCAGTTGGATCTTCGGGTCCAGACCGGTCATTACACGGTCAGAGTCTCCGCGCCGCATCACCTCGATTCCACGGTTGAGCTGACGATTGCCAATCATGAACTGACCGAAGTTGAAGTCGACCTGAAGCCGGCCTGGACTGATTTTCAGATCATCTCGGAGCCTGGTGCTTCTATCTCGGTGGTTGACGAAAGAGGCTTGGAGATCGAGCTTGGGGTGGCGAATCAGGATGGTGTTTTCTTTCTAAAAAAGGGCATCTTTGCCGGAACTTATCAAATTATTGTCCGTAAGAAGGGCTTTCAGGAAAAGGTACTGGATAACCAGCAGGTATCCTTTGGTGAAGTGACTGAACTTCAGATCCCTCTCGTGGCCCTGCCTGCAAGCTTAACGGTCCAAACGAATCCATCCGGTGCCAGGGTTCTAATCAACGAGAAGGATCTGGGGCTCTCTCCGCTGACCATTGAAGAGGTCGATCCCAGTGAACATTACCTGGTGGCGGTCTATCTGGATGGCTATCGACCGCTGGCCAAGCGGATTGAAGTCGCGGCGGGGCAGGATATGTTGGTTTCATTCGAGTCGCTTGTGCCTTTGTCCGGTGAACTCGAGCTCTCTTATTCATTTTCCGGGGTCTTGGATGACGAGATCAAATCCTTGTCGCAGGATGTACGGGTAGAACTGGACGGTTTTCAGTATCGTCCGGATAGTGATGCTTTACGGCAAGTTCCACAGGGGAAGCACAAGATCCGTTTGCAGCATCCCCTATACGCCTCGGATTTGCTTGAGTTTAGCATTAAGGACCGGGAGCGCAAGGCAATCGCGCTTTCGCTGACGCCCAAACCGGCTTACATTGCATTGGATATTCCGGGGGATTTGAATGCCGGCGTGCGGCTGAATGGAACGGAAGTTGAGATTGTAAACGGACAGGTGTCGGTTCCGGCCAATCAGCCTGTCGAATTCGAGCTGCAGATTCCCAACCACTTGACCATGGTGCGACGGTTTGAAATGGAACCGACGGAGCAAATCGACTGGAAGGTCGAACCGGTTCCGATTCCCGGACCGACTGCCGGTCAGTCCTGGACCATGCCGTATTTTGGTTTGAAATTCTCCTGGGTGACTGCCGGTACATTTCTGATGGGCAGCCCGATGCGGGAACCCGGACGTTTGCCAAACGAGGGACCACAGGGTTCGGTCACCTTTACCCGTGGATTCTGGATGGGGACTTATGAAGTGACCCAGTCCCAATACCGTGGGCTGATGGAGCAAAATCCTTCCGAATTTGGCACCGGTCAGCACCCGGTCGATTCCGTGTCTTGGAAAGATGCCCAATATTTCTGCAGCTTGTTGACCAAGTTCGAAGCGGATGCCAACCGTTTGCCGGAGGGCTATGTCTACCGTTTGCCGACGGAGGCGGAATGGGAGTATGCAGCGCGGGCCGGTACGACGGGCGCATTTTCATTTGGCGATGAAGCGGATTCCAGTATGGGCGCTTTTCGTGGCGTGTATCCGCCGGATTCGGTCCGGACTTCGGGCGCCGATGGTTACGGTACGCATAAAGTGGGGTCCTTTGCACCCAATAATTGGGGACTCTACGATGTACATGGGAACGTGAAAGAGTGGACCTTGGACGTCTATAATGGACGTTTGGAGGGGCGTGATCAGGTGGATCCCCGCCCGCGAGAGGAAGACGGTGGCCGTATTACCGTACGCGGCGGCAGTTGGGAGGACTTTGCCGTGCGAGTTCGTTCCGCTGCGCGTGATTCGGTGCGAGAGGATTTGAATAGTAATTCAATCGGTTTTCGTGTCGTTTTGGCACCTGATATTACGGAATAA
- a CDS encoding mechanosensitive ion channel family protein: MTAGEIFNTPIIADNELWRIAGLFVLLLAAMTAGKLLNYLLQKRGKELEDSRPILACGMCGAARAATFLSFAIGLSAGVSLLRLHGAESFVNTSIAVIVTLAVATTLYFLVEMPGVWMVTRATQTESKMDDMLAPIVSKSLRATIVVLAVVQIAQILSGKEITSILAGLGIGGLAVALAAQDTLKNFFGSVVLLADKPFEIGDRINVDGHDGPVEAVGLRSTKIRTLDGHLVTIPNGELANKSIWNIAKRPYIRRLFTITVTYDTPPEKMHEAKAILEDILKDHEGMAPDFPPRVYFKDFNDASLGFLCIYWYHPPAYWDFLSFTEHVNLQILERFNAAGIDFAFPTQTLHLAGDPKRPLEIGFPGKDA, from the coding sequence ATGACCGCTGGAGAAATTTTCAATACACCGATCATCGCGGACAACGAGCTTTGGCGTATCGCAGGCCTCTTCGTTCTACTGCTCGCGGCCATGACGGCCGGCAAGTTATTGAACTATCTGTTGCAGAAGCGCGGGAAAGAACTGGAAGACAGCCGCCCCATCCTTGCCTGCGGCATGTGCGGCGCCGCCCGAGCAGCCACCTTTCTATCATTTGCCATCGGGCTTTCCGCGGGCGTCAGTCTGCTCCGTTTGCACGGCGCCGAAAGCTTCGTCAACACTAGCATCGCCGTTATCGTCACCTTGGCGGTCGCCACCACCCTGTACTTCCTCGTCGAAATGCCCGGGGTCTGGATGGTCACCCGGGCCACACAGACGGAAAGCAAGATGGACGACATGCTCGCCCCCATTGTCAGCAAAAGCCTGCGCGCCACGATCGTCGTATTGGCCGTCGTACAGATCGCGCAGATTCTCAGCGGCAAGGAGATCACCTCCATTCTCGCCGGCCTCGGTATTGGGGGCCTGGCCGTCGCACTTGCCGCACAAGACACCCTGAAGAACTTTTTCGGCTCTGTCGTCCTGCTGGCGGACAAGCCCTTCGAGATCGGGGACCGGATCAATGTGGACGGCCACGACGGTCCGGTCGAAGCCGTGGGCCTGCGCTCGACCAAGATACGCACACTCGACGGACACCTCGTGACCATTCCCAACGGAGAACTCGCCAATAAGTCGATCTGGAATATCGCCAAGCGCCCCTATATCCGCCGCCTCTTCACTATTACCGTCACCTATGATACGCCGCCGGAGAAAATGCACGAAGCGAAGGCCATCCTTGAAGACATCCTCAAGGATCACGAAGGCATGGCCCCCGACTTTCCGCCACGCGTCTATTTCAAGGACTTCAACGACGCCTCGCTCGGATTTCTTTGCATCTACTGGTACCACCCTCCGGCGTACTGGGATTTTCTGAGCTTCACCGAGCATGTGAATCTGCAAATCCTGGAACGGTTCAATGCCGCCGGAATCGATTTTGCCTTCCCCACACAAACGCTTCATCTCGCAGGCGATCCAAAGCGACCCCTGGAAATCGGCTTCCCCGGAAAAGACGCTTAA
- a CDS encoding flavoprotein: protein MADNYTVLEGRTIVLGITGSIAAYKAADITSRLTEKGARVYPVMTASACQIIQPLTLQTLARNPVAYDLWKEGQGWQPGHIDLADQADLLLVAPATANCIALFAHGLAPDLLSSIHLATPAPVMIAPAMNGKMLAHPATQANLALLRERGYHFIEPDSGMLACGYEGQGKLAAVDRIIETVEAFFASS from the coding sequence GTGGCCGATAATTATACAGTACTTGAAGGGCGCACCATTGTGCTTGGTATCACAGGTTCCATTGCCGCCTATAAAGCGGCCGATATCACCAGCCGCCTGACGGAGAAGGGCGCGCGCGTGTATCCGGTGATGACCGCCTCGGCATGCCAAATTATCCAGCCTTTGACTTTGCAGACCCTGGCTCGCAATCCGGTGGCTTACGATCTGTGGAAGGAGGGGCAAGGCTGGCAACCCGGGCACATCGATTTGGCGGACCAGGCCGACCTCTTACTGGTGGCGCCGGCCACGGCGAATTGCATTGCCTTGTTTGCTCATGGCCTCGCTCCGGACTTGCTCTCATCGATTCACCTGGCCACCCCGGCTCCGGTGATGATTGCGCCTGCCATGAATGGCAAGATGCTGGCGCATCCCGCCACTCAGGCCAACCTGGCCTTGCTGCGGGAGCGCGGCTACCATTTTATCGAGCCTGATAGCGGAATGCTTGCCTGCGGCTATGAAGGTCAGGGCAAGCTCGCGGCGGTGGATCGCATTATTGAAACCGTCGAGGCCTTTTTCGCGTCGTCTTAA
- the leuA gene encoding 2-isopropylmalate synthase, whose translation MQTGSITKYRPFSKIHLPDRQWPDKEITHAPIWTSVDLRDGNQALAIPMTVDEKLEFFDLLVAIGFKEIEVGFPSASDTEFRFIRSLVEQNRIPDDVTVQVLVQAREHLIRRTFESLQGVKHAIVHLYNSTSPLQRRVTFNKTKAEIKEIAIEGAKLVKSLVPTIPDTHIRMEYSPESFSDTEVEYALEVCEAVMDVWEPTEENKIILNLPATVEVATPNIHADQIEWFCRNMKERNKAIISLHTHNDRGTGIAATELGLMAGADRVEGTLFGNGERTGNLDIVTVALNLYSQGVDPKLDFSKLDHIRSVYERVTRMSVPERQPYAGDLVFTAFSGSHQDAIKKGMDLRDREADPEGLWQVPYLLIDPTDIGRDYEAIIRINSQSGKGGVAYILSRDYGLELPKPMHPEVGEVVNNMADQSSRELKSLEVHEIFRKEYVNLSTPLEIHAIEREDFSKTGEVRVEADVVYQGMEKKIDGTGNGPISAFVDALEQQGWKDFNLIDYRQHSIGGGSKTKAAAYIQIKHRNGKHYFGCGIDANIELAGLRALVSAFNRARKEAS comes from the coding sequence ATGCAAACCGGCAGCATAACCAAATACCGCCCCTTCTCCAAGATCCACTTGCCCGACCGCCAATGGCCGGACAAGGAGATTACCCATGCGCCCATCTGGACCAGCGTGGACCTGCGCGACGGCAACCAGGCCCTGGCCATCCCGATGACGGTCGATGAAAAGCTTGAGTTTTTCGACCTGCTGGTCGCCATCGGCTTCAAGGAGATCGAAGTCGGCTTTCCCTCTGCAAGCGACACCGAATTCCGCTTTATCCGCAGTCTGGTGGAACAGAACCGCATCCCTGACGACGTCACGGTACAGGTACTGGTGCAGGCCCGCGAGCACTTGATTCGGCGCACTTTTGAAAGCTTGCAGGGCGTCAAGCACGCGATCGTGCACCTGTACAATTCAACATCCCCACTACAACGCCGGGTCACATTCAATAAGACCAAGGCTGAGATCAAGGAAATCGCGATCGAAGGCGCCAAGCTGGTCAAGAGCCTGGTGCCGACCATTCCGGACACCCATATCCGCATGGAATATTCGCCGGAAAGCTTTTCCGACACCGAGGTCGAGTACGCACTGGAGGTCTGTGAAGCGGTCATGGACGTATGGGAACCCACAGAGGAGAACAAGATCATCCTCAACCTCCCGGCCACCGTCGAAGTGGCCACGCCCAATATCCATGCCGACCAGATCGAATGGTTTTGCCGCAACATGAAGGAGCGAAACAAGGCCATCATCAGCTTGCACACGCATAATGACCGGGGGACCGGCATTGCCGCCACCGAGTTGGGCTTGATGGCGGGTGCCGACCGTGTCGAGGGCACGCTCTTCGGGAATGGCGAGCGCACGGGCAACCTCGACATCGTGACTGTCGCCCTGAACCTGTACTCACAGGGAGTCGACCCCAAGCTCGACTTCAGTAAGCTCGACCATATCCGCTCGGTCTATGAACGGGTGACGCGGATGTCAGTGCCCGAACGACAACCCTATGCCGGCGATCTGGTCTTCACCGCTTTTTCCGGCTCCCACCAGGATGCGATCAAGAAGGGTATGGACTTGCGCGACCGCGAAGCGGATCCCGAAGGCCTGTGGCAGGTCCCCTACCTGCTCATCGACCCCACCGATATCGGCCGCGATTATGAGGCCATCATCCGGATCAACAGCCAAAGCGGCAAAGGCGGCGTCGCCTACATACTTTCCCGTGACTATGGTCTGGAACTGCCCAAGCCCATGCATCCGGAAGTCGGCGAAGTCGTCAACAACATGGCCGACCAGAGCAGTCGCGAACTGAAATCGCTCGAGGTGCATGAGATCTTCCGCAAGGAATATGTCAATTTGTCGACCCCATTGGAGATCCATGCCATCGAGCGCGAGGACTTCTCCAAGACCGGCGAGGTACGGGTGGAGGCGGATGTGGTCTATCAAGGCATGGAGAAAAAGATCGACGGTACCGGAAACGGTCCGATCAGCGCGTTTGTGGATGCCCTGGAACAACAGGGATGGAAAGACTTCAATCTCATCGACTACCGCCAGCACTCCATCGGTGGCGGTTCCAAAACCAAGGCGGCCGCCTACATCCAGATCAAGCACCGGAACGGCAAGCACTACTTCGGCTGCGGCATTGACGCGAACATTGAGCTCGCCGGCCTCCGCGCTCTCGTCAGCGCCTTTAACCGCGCGCGAAAAGAAGCTTCATAA
- the dapF gene encoding diaminopimelate epimerase translates to MKFEKYHALGNDYLVLDPKDAQALPSTDAIVRICHRNFGLGSDGILYGPLPTDKADFGLRIMNPDGSEAEKSGNGLRIFARYLYDTQRVKNDSFTVDTLGGVVTCQISENAESITVDMGQVEFAMDHIPVDGPEQADQNLGQKLEVNGKDYTVYIADIGNPHCVVPMREISKELACTDGAAIEVHKAFPNRTNVQFLKALDRNNIQIEIWERGAGYTLASGSSSSAAAAVAHRIGLCDKDITVHMPGGIIGIEIGDEYAVRMTGPATRVATMEFDEEALSFSVQA, encoded by the coding sequence ATGAAATTCGAGAAATATCATGCCCTCGGGAACGACTACCTCGTCCTCGATCCCAAAGACGCCCAAGCGCTCCCTTCGACCGATGCGATCGTCCGTATCTGCCACCGGAATTTCGGCCTCGGATCGGACGGAATCCTCTACGGACCCCTGCCGACCGACAAAGCCGACTTCGGCCTCCGCATCATGAATCCGGACGGTTCCGAAGCCGAAAAGAGCGGCAACGGCCTGCGCATCTTTGCCCGCTATCTCTACGACACGCAACGCGTGAAAAACGACTCCTTTACGGTCGACACCCTGGGAGGTGTGGTCACCTGCCAGATCAGCGAGAACGCAGAATCCATTACCGTCGACATGGGGCAGGTAGAGTTTGCCATGGACCACATTCCGGTCGATGGTCCCGAGCAAGCCGACCAGAACCTGGGACAGAAGCTTGAGGTCAACGGCAAGGATTACACCGTGTACATCGCCGATATCGGCAATCCCCACTGCGTGGTGCCGATGCGTGAGATCTCCAAGGAACTCGCCTGTACCGACGGAGCCGCCATCGAAGTCCACAAGGCCTTCCCCAATCGCACCAATGTCCAGTTCCTCAAAGCCTTGGACCGCAACAACATCCAGATTGAAATCTGGGAGCGCGGCGCCGGTTACACACTGGCTTCCGGTTCCAGCAGCAGCGCAGCGGCCGCGGTCGCTCACCGCATCGGACTATGTGACAAGGATATTACAGTCCACATGCCGGGTGGTATTATCGGGATTGAAATCGGTGATGAATATGCCGTACGCATGACCGGCCCGGCCACACGGGTCGCCACCATGGAGTTCGACGAAGAAGCCCTGTCCTTTTCCGTACAGGCCTAA
- a CDS encoding hybrid sensor histidine kinase/response regulator, which produces MNLTRRVEGAMSPGRIQAFQLVESFVIYPCFGVLVLLSMYFGGLGSPAGALYLLLFYAVGIYAGFRHGLLGAIYTCLIVFIVHLLAFFFSLGPFEQGNPWWSFSYLLVFFLTVFLVAIGADYLERSATLARGGTQTLHKVFNSLPIGIWVRARNGRTVYLNERWAGFTRRSVDDILNSGSLEPPVDLGEDWEEGVRSLLDKDPGYVHYEPIDLVDIAGVSRHYTLLTTRVYIDQLRDYGTLSLLIDETATRLQEKQIITSQRRLRSALANAVMGFWDQDVLTGKIFADENWYGILDVPHEEQVDPLECWKSRLHPDDRERVYEAYDRFFEGSNSSSLSVEYRIRKGTDSNYVWVEDRVTVTERDAEGAAIRIMGTMHDVSDRKQIEFDLKQARDRAESANEAKGHFLATISHEIRTPLNAIIGLSSFLSDSGLDEEQEDLAKTIYTSGKSLLLLVNDILDFSKIESGRLELETQEYPIRLSFEDTIKLFRTRAAEKNVELSLVLDDNLPEYALGDMERLRQVVNNLVANALKFTEAGDVKVSVRKVLLEELSPERRPDPLEPTGYLDQADHEYIEVVVRDTGIGIPKDRQGVLFEAFSQADPSTTRKYGGTGLGLAICKRLVHAMGGRIWLDSCPGVGSSFGFAVRSKLVHENAKLEKLTRSPFESVDRIAEEHPCDILIVGPPADTAKLLLSCRKLGYTPHHISDYSFSERGYRGRYYDIVFVWMADVSRALELTRQLRLKASGKWVNTVVGVLPEGRTISTERCKLSGMEHVLNGEPGPHAVRELIMKLLFARG; this is translated from the coding sequence ATGAATCTTACGCGGAGAGTTGAAGGTGCCATGAGCCCGGGGCGCATTCAGGCGTTCCAATTGGTGGAATCCTTTGTGATCTACCCTTGTTTCGGTGTGCTGGTTCTCCTTTCCATGTATTTCGGAGGCTTGGGGAGCCCGGCCGGAGCCCTCTATTTATTGTTGTTTTATGCTGTCGGGATTTATGCCGGATTCCGGCATGGCTTGCTGGGGGCGATCTATACCTGTTTGATCGTCTTTATCGTCCACTTGCTGGCGTTTTTCTTCTCTCTCGGTCCCTTTGAGCAGGGCAACCCATGGTGGAGCTTTTCCTACCTGCTGGTCTTTTTTCTAACCGTCTTTCTGGTCGCCATCGGGGCCGACTACCTGGAGCGTTCCGCTACATTGGCCAGAGGCGGGACACAAACGCTGCACAAGGTGTTCAACTCCCTGCCGATCGGCATTTGGGTGCGGGCCCGCAATGGCCGTACGGTCTATCTGAACGAGCGCTGGGCGGGCTTTACCCGGCGGTCTGTAGACGACATTCTCAATAGCGGTTCACTTGAGCCACCGGTTGACCTGGGTGAGGATTGGGAAGAAGGCGTTCGCAGCTTGCTCGATAAGGATCCGGGGTACGTCCATTATGAGCCGATTGACTTGGTCGATATTGCAGGAGTGAGCCGGCATTATACCCTGTTGACGACACGAGTCTACATTGACCAATTACGGGATTACGGGACTTTGTCCCTGCTGATTGACGAGACGGCGACCCGTTTACAGGAAAAACAGATTATCACGAGTCAGCGTCGCTTGCGTTCGGCTCTGGCCAATGCGGTGATGGGCTTTTGGGACCAGGATGTCCTGACGGGGAAGATCTTTGCGGACGAAAACTGGTACGGGATTCTGGACGTCCCGCATGAGGAGCAAGTGGATCCGCTAGAATGCTGGAAGTCTCGCTTGCATCCGGATGACCGGGAGCGGGTTTATGAGGCCTATGACCGCTTCTTCGAGGGGTCGAACAGTTCGAGCCTGAGTGTGGAATACCGCATTCGTAAAGGCACGGATTCGAACTATGTCTGGGTTGAAGATCGCGTGACAGTGACTGAGCGGGATGCGGAAGGTGCCGCGATTCGAATCATGGGCACGATGCATGACGTTTCGGATCGCAAGCAGATCGAGTTCGACTTGAAGCAAGCTAGGGACCGAGCCGAATCGGCGAACGAAGCCAAGGGGCATTTCCTGGCCACAATTTCCCATGAAATACGAACTCCGCTGAATGCGATTATCGGCCTGTCGAGTTTCCTTTCGGATAGCGGACTGGATGAGGAGCAGGAGGACCTGGCCAAAACGATTTACACGAGCGGGAAGAGCCTCCTCCTGTTGGTCAATGACATCCTTGATTTTTCGAAGATTGAGTCAGGGCGACTTGAACTGGAAACACAGGAGTATCCGATCCGTCTCAGTTTCGAAGACACCATCAAGCTCTTCAGGACAAGGGCTGCGGAGAAGAACGTGGAATTGTCCTTGGTCTTAGATGACAACCTCCCTGAATATGCGCTCGGTGACATGGAGCGCCTGCGGCAGGTGGTGAATAACCTGGTGGCGAATGCCTTGAAATTCACGGAAGCGGGTGATGTGAAAGTTTCGGTCCGAAAGGTCCTTCTGGAAGAATTGTCGCCGGAGCGCCGGCCGGATCCGCTGGAACCGACCGGATACCTGGACCAGGCGGATCATGAATACATCGAGGTGGTCGTGCGCGACACCGGGATAGGGATTCCAAAGGACCGCCAGGGGGTACTTTTTGAAGCTTTCAGCCAGGCGGATCCCTCGACCACACGGAAATATGGCGGAACCGGCCTCGGGCTGGCCATCTGCAAGCGCTTGGTGCACGCGATGGGCGGGCGCATCTGGCTCGACAGTTGTCCGGGAGTGGGCTCCTCCTTCGGCTTCGCCGTGCGCAGTAAACTTGTGCATGAGAACGCCAAACTGGAAAAGCTGACGCGTAGTCCCTTTGAATCGGTCGACCGGATTGCCGAAGAGCACCCCTGCGATATTCTGATTGTCGGGCCTCCGGCTGATACCGCCAAGCTGCTCCTGTCCTGCCGCAAGCTTGGCTATACGCCGCATCATATTTCTGACTACAGCTTCAGCGAGCGTGGCTACCGGGGCCGCTACTATGACATTGTGTTTGTCTGGATGGCCGATGTTTCGCGGGCTCTGGAGCTGACCCGCCAGTTACGTCTGAAGGCTTCCGGCAAATGGGTCAATACGGTGGTCGGCGTGCTTCCCGAAGGACGCACGATCTCAACCGAGCGTTGCAAGCTCAGCGGGATGGAGCATGTCCTGAACGGCGAGCCGGGGCCGCATGCCGTGCGGGAGCTGATTATGAAGCTTCTTTTCGCGCGCGGTTAA